The region TGCATAGTCTGTGAACCAGCCCCTCCTCCCATCATTATGGGTATCAATCCAAGGGTTATTGCTGTGGCCGTCATAACAATAGGCCTTACGCGCTCAGAAGTCCCCTTTAGCACAGCGGCCTTTATCTCGTCTCTGGAGAGAACTCCCCCTGATTTTGTCATCCTCATCTTTTCCACTTCATGATCGATAAAGGTCAGTACCAGAACACCAATCTCTGTTGCAACCCCTGCAAGGGCAATGAATCCAACGGCAACAGCAACAGAAAAATTGTATCCAAGGACGTATATGAGCCATATCCCTCCAATGAGGGCAAAAGGAATAGAGGTCATCACTATAAGGGGCGCTGATATGTTCCTGAAGTTAAAGTAGAGAAGTAGAAAAATAAGTACGAGGGTTGCAGGGACTACGAACTTCAGCTTTTTCATTGCACGCTCCATATATTCAAACTGTCCTGACCAAGAGATAGCATAGTTAGGAGGAAGCTTAATGCGGCTTTGAATCAGTCCCTTGGCCTTTTCTACGAATCCACCTATGTCCGATGTGCTGATGTCAACGTAGACCCAGGCATTTGGCCTTGCATTTTCAGTCTTAATGACCGGAGCACCCCTTGTAAGGCTAATCTTTGCCACTTCCCCAAGAGGGATCTGGGCCCCAGTCGGAGTGGGCACGAGCACCCTTTTGATGGTATCAATAGAGGTCCTAAAGTCCCTCGGATACCTTAAGTTGACTGGATAGCGTTCCAGCCCCTCAACGGTCTCTGTTATCTTCATTCCTCCAATTGCACTGGTAATCACACTTTGAATGGTCTTCACAGAAAGCCCGTACTGGGCTGCCTTGTCTCTCAGTATCTCAATATCGAGAAAATACCCACCCTGGGCCCTATCGCCATAAGCAGAGATTGTCTCTGGCAACTCTTTCATAAGTGACTCGATCTTTTTTGACAGATCCTCAAGGACCCCTAGGTCAGGCCCACTTATCTTTATACCAATGGGCGTCTTTATACCTGTGGAGAGCATGTCTATCCTGGTCTTGATTGGCATGGTCCACGTATTTGAAAGGCCAGGGATCTGGAGTTCCTTATCCATCTTTTTCATGACATCCTGGGTGGTCATGGAAGGATCTGGCCACTTTTCCCTTGGTTTCAACCTAACAACTGTCTCTATCATAGACAGTGGTGCTGGGTCAGTTGCGGTTTCAGCGCGTCCAACCTTGCCAAATACACTCTCTACCTCTGGAAATTCTTTTAAAATCCTATCAGTCTGTTGAAGAAGCTCTTTTGCCTTTGTGATGGAAATCCCTGGGAAGGTTGTTGGCATATAGAGGATGTCACCTTCATCAAGGGGTGGCATAAATTCTGAACCTATGTGTCTTAAAGGATACATGGTGGCCCCAAGAAGGGTTAGAACTGCAAGTAAGATCATCCATCTGACCTTCATACATCCCTTGAGCACTGGCCGGTGAATGAAGTGAAGGAATCGATTCAGTGGATTTTTTGCCTCTTCAACAATTCTCCCCCTTATAAAAAAACCCATCAGTGCTGGGACGAGAGTGATTGCAAGGAGTGCGGCCCCTGCCATGGCATATGTCTTGGTAAATGCCAGGGGCTTAAAGAGCCTTCCCTCTTGGGCCTCAAGACTGAATATTGGCATAAATGAAAATGTTATTATAAGTAGCGAAAAGAAGAGCGCTGGCCCTACCTCTTTGGCGGCCTCCCCTATTACCTCCCAACGTCGTTTGGCGCTGACACCTGTCCCTTTTAGCATGCCATGGGCCTCAAGGCGTTTGTGGGCATTTTCTATCATGACTATTGCCCCATCCACCATTGCACCTATCGCTATGGCGATACCCCCAAGGCTCATGATATTTGCATTTATTCCCTGGACCTTCATTATGATAAAGGCAAATAAGATCCCAAGGGGAAGAGTGAGTATAGCCACAAGGCTTGAACGAATGTGAAACAAAAAGACTACACATACAATACTGACGACAATACACTCTTCAATAAGCTTTTCCTTAAGGCTGGCTATGGCCCTCTCTATAAGAGAGCTTCTATCATAGACAGTCACGATCTCCACCCCTTCAGGTAGCCCAGGGGCGAGTTCCTTGAGTTTTTCTTTTACCTTCTCTATGGTCAAAAGGGCGTTTTCTCCAGTCCTCATGACGACTATACCACCAACTACCTCACCATCACCATTGAGATCCGCAAGGCCTCGCCTCAATTCCGGGCCAAGCCTTACATTTGCCACATCTTTCAAGAGAAGGGGAGTGCCGGAATCGGTAATCCTTAGAGGAATATTCTCAATGTCCTCTATGCCACGGATATAACCCTTAGCCCTCACCATATACTCTGTCTCTGATAGCTCGATTAACCTTCCACCTGTATCCTGATTTGCAGCCTTGATGGCATCTCGTACAACAGTTATGGGGATCTTGTAAAATGCAAGGGCATTGGGATCCACTACAATCTGATACTGCTTTACAAAGCCTCCAATCGAGGCAACCTCTGAGACACCAGGCACTGTCTGAAGCTGATATTTTAAGAACCAGTCCTGCAGAGATCTCAGCTCTGAAAGATCATGTTTTCCACTCCTGTCTACAAGGGCATATTCGTAGACCCATCCGACCCCTGTGGCATCTGGTCCAAGGGTTGGATTTACTCCATCTGGGAGCCTATTTTTTACAAAATTTAAGGCCTCAAGCACCCTTGACCTTGCCCAATAAAGATCCGTACCATCTTCAAAGATGATATAGACAAAGGAGAGCCCGAAAAATGAATAGCCGCGCACCACCTCTGCCTTTGGGACAGATAGCATGGCAGTGGAAAGCGGATAAGTGACCTGGTCTTCTACAACCTGTGGGGCCTGCCCAGGATATTCTGTGAAAACAATAACCTGCGTATCAGACAGATCTGGTATTGCGTCAAGGGGAATAGTCTTGAGTGCCCAAATCCCTAGAAAGAATAAAAATGCCCCTCCAAGCAATACAAGGAACCTATCTCGGATGGATGCTGCTATAATTGCCTTAATCATTTAGCTTTTTGCCCTCTCTCGCCTATTTGAACTCCTTCGATTGAAGCCTAAATCCTGCAATTGACGAGTTTGCCCTTTTTGCCCCCTTTTGCCGTGCAGGATTTAGGTGAACGATTTAATCCTTCATATTCGAGGCATGATTTTTCATGTGATGGTGCATTTTCATATTCCCAGCCTTTTTATTGGCAGTGGGCTCCATCATTTTTAAGGCGGCCTCCTTTAGGCTGGACTCAGAATCTATGAGAAATTGTCCAGACACCACCACCTCTTCTCCATGGGAGAGACCTTTAAGAACTTCAACAAGGTCATTTGCCTCAAGCCCCAGGCTAACAGCTCTTGGCTCAAACTTACCTGGCTCTCTCATTACAAAAACGTGTTCGTGTTTTCCTGTCCTCAACACCGCCTCTTTGGGTATTACGAGGACCTCCCCATGTGCAGCAGAATGGACTGTTACCGTGGCATACATACCAGGTCTTATAGTAAGATCCGGGTTTTTTAGTATTATCCTTGCATTGACAGTCCGGGTCTTCTTATCCACAACTGGATAAATATAATCAATTTTACCCTCAAATTTCCCTTTATTTATACCTTTTATCTCAATTAGCGCCCTATTTCCCACTTTTATCCATGGAAGTTCTTCTTCAAAAAATGACGCTAGCACCCACACTGTCCTCAAGTCCGCTATCTCATAGAGGATGGTCTTGGGCGTAATGAAGGACTTGGGCCTTACCCTGATCTTGGTCACGATGCCATCTGCTGGGGCTTCAATTGGGACGACCTTTTTAGTAATCTTTGTCTTCTTTAAGTCTTCAATGAACCAATCAGGAAGGCCAAATAGCTCAAGCCTCTTTTTAGAGGCCATCAAAAGTGCCTTTGCATCCTTTATGACCTCTTTACTTCC is a window of Dissulfuribacter thermophilus DNA encoding:
- a CDS encoding efflux RND transporter permease subunit; the encoded protein is MIKAIIAASIRDRFLVLLGGAFLFFLGIWALKTIPLDAIPDLSDTQVIVFTEYPGQAPQVVEDQVTYPLSTAMLSVPKAEVVRGYSFFGLSFVYIIFEDGTDLYWARSRVLEALNFVKNRLPDGVNPTLGPDATGVGWVYEYALVDRSGKHDLSELRSLQDWFLKYQLQTVPGVSEVASIGGFVKQYQIVVDPNALAFYKIPITVVRDAIKAANQDTGGRLIELSETEYMVRAKGYIRGIEDIENIPLRITDSGTPLLLKDVANVRLGPELRRGLADLNGDGEVVGGIVVMRTGENALLTIEKVKEKLKELAPGLPEGVEIVTVYDRSSLIERAIASLKEKLIEECIVVSIVCVVFLFHIRSSLVAILTLPLGILFAFIIMKVQGINANIMSLGGIAIAIGAMVDGAIVMIENAHKRLEAHGMLKGTGVSAKRRWEVIGEAAKEVGPALFFSLLIITFSFMPIFSLEAQEGRLFKPLAFTKTYAMAGAALLAITLVPALMGFFIRGRIVEEAKNPLNRFLHFIHRPVLKGCMKVRWMILLAVLTLLGATMYPLRHIGSEFMPPLDEGDILYMPTTFPGISITKAKELLQQTDRILKEFPEVESVFGKVGRAETATDPAPLSMIETVVRLKPREKWPDPSMTTQDVMKKMDKELQIPGLSNTWTMPIKTRIDMLSTGIKTPIGIKISGPDLGVLEDLSKKIESLMKELPETISAYGDRAQGGYFLDIEILRDKAAQYGLSVKTIQSVITSAIGGMKITETVEGLERYPVNLRYPRDFRTSIDTIKRVLVPTPTGAQIPLGEVAKISLTRGAPVIKTENARPNAWVYVDISTSDIGGFVEKAKGLIQSRIKLPPNYAISWSGQFEYMERAMKKLKFVVPATLVLIFLLLYFNFRNISAPLIVMTSIPFALIGGIWLIYVLGYNFSVAVAVGFIALAGVATEIGVLVLTFIDHEVEKMRMTKSGGVLSRDEIKAAVLKGTSERVRPIVMTATAITLGLIPIMMGGGAGSQTMQRIAAPMVGGMVSTTLLSLLVLPLIYGLLLEGREALKRKGEM
- a CDS encoding efflux RND transporter periplasmic adaptor subunit, with protein sequence MEQKATSTSPTVGERKPLFYRNPMNPAITSPVPAKDEMGMDYIPVYPEDLQGGTSTTPGTVVIDPVTMQKMGVRTQKVSMKELSKEITTYGIVSTDEDGLFMVHAKFNGWVEDIKVKRTGDWVKKGEVLLYVYSPEIVTAEAEFIMALRNLSAVSEGSKEVIKDAKALLMASKKRLELFGLPDWFIEDLKKTKITKKVVPIEAPADGIVTKIRVRPKSFITPKTILYEIADLRTVWVLASFFEEELPWIKVGNRALIEIKGINKGKFEGKIDYIYPVVDKKTRTVNARIILKNPDLTIRPGMYATVTVHSAAHGEVLVIPKEAVLRTGKHEHVFVMREPGKFEPRAVSLGLEANDLVEVLKGLSHGEEVVVSGQFLIDSESSLKEAALKMMEPTANKKAGNMKMHHHMKNHASNMKD